One segment of Leptodactylus fuscus isolate aLepFus1 chromosome 7, aLepFus1.hap2, whole genome shotgun sequence DNA contains the following:
- the FGF4 gene encoding fibroblast growth factor 4: MTVQSALVPILFLVLVSGMVHCLPLLNSHRNDTLDRRWESLFSRSLSRIPGERKDTNRESDYLLGIKRMRRLYCNVGIGFHIQVLPDGRINGMHNENRYSLLEISPVEVGVVSLYGVKSGLFVAMNEKGKLFGSRHFTDECKFKETLLPNNYNAYESRRYPGMYIALSKNGRTKKGNRVSPTMTLTHFLPRI; the protein is encoded by the exons ATGACTGTTCAATCGGCCCTGGTGCCAATCTTGTTCTTGGTGCTGGTTTCGGGCATGGTGCACTGCCTGCCGTTACTGAACTCCCATCGGAATGACACGCTGGACCGACGTTGGGAATCCCTATTTTCTAGGTCACTATCTAGGATCCCCGGAGAGAGAAAAGACACAAACCGGGAAAGTGACTATTTGCTGGGCATCAAGAGGATGCGGCGACTTTACTGCAACGTGGGCATTGGATTTCATATTCAGGTTTTACCAGATGGCAGAATCAATGGGATGCACAACGAAAACCGATACA GTTTGTTGGAAATTTCCCCCGTAGAAGTCGGAGTGGTGAGTCTATACGGGGTTAAAAGTGGACTATTTGTTGCCATGAATGAAAAAGGAAAGCTCTTTGGATCA AGACATTTCACGGACGAATGCAAATTCAAGGAGACTCTTCTCCCCAACAACTACAACGCCTACGAATCGAGACGGTACCCCGGAATGTACATCGCTCTAAGCAAAAACGGAAGGACAAAAAAGGGGAACCGAGTTTCTCCGACAATGACACTGACACATTTCCTGCCTCGGATCTGA